One window from the genome of [Clostridium] celerecrescens 18A encodes:
- a CDS encoding co-chaperone GroES, with amino-acid sequence MKLVPLFDKVVLKPLVAEETTKSGIVLPGQAKEKPQQAEVTAVGPGGLVDGKEVTMQVKVGDKVIFSKYSGTEIETGEESEKYVIVKQNDILAVIE; translated from the coding sequence ATGAAATTAGTACCATTATTTGACAAAGTTGTGTTAAAACCATTGGTTGCAGAGGAGACAACAAAGTCCGGTATTGTTCTGCCGGGTCAGGCAAAAGAGAAGCCGCAGCAGGCGGAAGTCACCGCAGTAGGACCTGGCGGTCTGGTAGACGGCAAGGAAGTTACCATGCAGGTTAAAGTGGGCGATAAAGTAATCTTCTCCAAGTATTCAGGAACAGAGATAGAGACCGGAGAAGAGAGCGAGAAATATGTGATCGTAAAACAGAATGACATATTAGCAGTGATCGAATAA
- the rhaD gene encoding rhamnulose-1-phosphate aldolase, which produces MNILDTEFVKGFIRLCDDGFRQNWHERNGGNLSYRIKESEVESVKEVFTDKNPWQPIGTSVKDLAGEYFMVTGSGKYFRNVILDPEANTCIIEVDESGENYRIRWGLVNGGRPTSELPSHLMNHEVKKEATSGKHRVIYHAHPANVIALTFVLPLEDKVFTRELWEMATECPVVFPDGVGVVGWMVPGGRDIAVATSELMKKYDVAVWAHHGLFASGEDFDLTFGLMHTVEKSAEILVKVLSIRPDKLQTITPQNFRDLAVDFKVNLPEEFLYEK; this is translated from the coding sequence ATGAATATTTTAGATACTGAATTTGTAAAAGGCTTTATCCGTTTATGCGACGACGGTTTCCGTCAGAACTGGCATGAGAGAAACGGCGGCAATTTAAGCTACCGCATAAAGGAGTCAGAGGTAGAATCAGTGAAAGAGGTCTTTACGGATAAGAATCCCTGGCAGCCCATCGGAACCAGTGTAAAGGATCTGGCAGGAGAGTATTTCATGGTGACCGGAAGCGGGAAATATTTCCGCAACGTAATCCTGGATCCGGAAGCCAATACCTGTATCATTGAGGTAGATGAGAGCGGTGAGAATTACAGAATCCGCTGGGGGTTAGTAAACGGCGGGCGTCCCACCAGCGAGCTTCCTTCCCATCTTATGAACCATGAAGTAAAGAAAGAGGCTACATCCGGTAAGCACAGGGTGATCTACCATGCCCATCCTGCCAATGTAATTGCCCTAACCTTTGTTCTTCCCTTAGAGGATAAAGTCTTCACCAGGGAATTATGGGAGATGGCAACAGAATGTCCGGTGGTTTTCCCGGACGGCGTAGGTGTTGTTGGCTGGATGGTGCCTGGCGGACGAGACATCGCAGTGGCAACCAGTGAGCTGATGAAGAAGTACGATGTGGCTGTGTGGGCTCATCACGGCTTATTTGCCTCAGGAGAGGACTTTGACCTGACCTTTGGTCTTATGCATACGGTAGAAAAGTCTGCGGAAATCCTTGTTAAGGTGCTTTCCATACGGCCGGATAAGCTTCAGACCATCACGCCTCAAAACTTCCGTGATCTGGCGGTTGATTTTAAAGTGAATCTGCCGGAAGAATTTCTGTATGAGAAATAG
- a CDS encoding L-rhamnose isomerase produces MTIKERYETAKEAYKAIGVNTDEALEALKKIPVSMHCWQGDDVIGFDGAGGLSGGIQTTGNYPGRARNPQELMNDMGKALSLIPGKHRINLHASYAVFEEGEWADRDQLEPKHFAKWADFAKERGIGIDFNPTLFSHPKAENATLSSENEEIRSFWIRHVQACIRISEYFAGEQGTPCTMNIWIPDGFKDIPADRTSPRARLKDSLDQILSMDYDKTKVYVAVESKVFGIGVESCTVGSHEFYMNYASKNDILCLLDSGHYHPTEVVSDKISSMLLFFDKVALHVTRPVRWDSDHVVLFDDETKEIAKEIIRGGADRVLLALDFFDASINRLSAWIVGMRNMQKALLNALLLPNERLALLQKERDFTEQMMLQEELKLYPVGDVWNYFCEINGVPAKEDWFEEIRSYEKEVLLNRK; encoded by the coding sequence ATGACAATAAAGGAAAGATATGAAACAGCAAAAGAAGCATACAAGGCCATTGGGGTTAATACCGATGAGGCATTGGAGGCACTGAAGAAGATTCCTGTCTCCATGCACTGCTGGCAGGGAGATGATGTAATAGGATTTGACGGAGCAGGCGGGCTGTCAGGCGGCATTCAGACGACTGGCAATTATCCGGGACGTGCCAGAAATCCTCAGGAGCTGATGAATGATATGGGCAAAGCGCTGAGCCTGATTCCTGGAAAGCACAGGATTAACCTTCATGCAAGCTATGCCGTATTTGAAGAAGGAGAATGGGCGGACCGTGATCAGCTGGAACCGAAGCATTTTGCAAAATGGGCAGATTTTGCAAAGGAAAGAGGAATCGGCATTGATTTTAATCCCACCCTGTTTTCCCATCCAAAGGCAGAGAATGCCACCTTGTCCAGTGAAAACGAGGAAATCCGCAGCTTCTGGATCAGACACGTTCAGGCATGCATCCGTATTTCCGAATACTTCGCCGGAGAGCAGGGAACTCCATGTACCATGAACATCTGGATTCCTGACGGTTTTAAGGATATTCCGGCGGACCGTACCTCCCCAAGGGCGCGGTTAAAAGATTCTCTTGACCAGATCCTTTCCATGGATTACGATAAAACCAAGGTATATGTAGCCGTAGAATCCAAGGTATTTGGAATCGGTGTGGAAAGCTGTACGGTTGGTTCCCATGAATTTTATATGAATTACGCTTCCAAGAACGATATCCTTTGCCTGCTGGACAGCGGCCATTATCATCCCACAGAGGTGGTATCCGATAAGATATCCTCCATGCTCCTGTTCTTTGACAAGGTTGCCCTTCATGTAACAAGGCCGGTGCGGTGGGACAGTGACCATGTGGTGTTGTTTGACGATGAGACAAAAGAGATTGCAAAGGAAATCATCCGGGGCGGGGCTGACCGCGTTCTTTTAGCCCTTGACTTCTTTGATGCAAGCATCAACCGCTTAAGCGCCTGGATTGTGGGAATGCGCAATATGCAGAAGGCGTTGTTAAATGCCCTTCTTCTTCCCAATGAAAGGCTTGCCTTGTTACAGAAGGAACGAGACTTTACAGAGCAGATGATGCTTCAGGAAGAACTTAAGCTTTATCCTGTTGGCGATGTATGGAATTATTTCTGTGAGATAAACGGAGTTCCGGCAAAGGAAGATTGGTTTGAGGAAATACGCAGCTATGAAAAAGAAGTGCTGCTTAACCGGAAATAA
- the rhaM gene encoding L-rhamnose mutarotase, whose product MIRKSFKMYLNEGMAEEYEKRHNLLWPEMKDMISRHGGHNYSIFLDEETNVLYGYIEIEDEEKWAESADTPINRKWWDYMADIMKTNLDNSPVSISLKPVFHLD is encoded by the coding sequence ATGATAAGAAAATCTTTTAAAATGTACTTAAATGAAGGAATGGCCGAAGAATACGAGAAAAGGCACAATTTACTCTGGCCGGAAATGAAGGACATGATCAGCCGGCACGGAGGACATAATTACTCTATTTTCTTAGATGAGGAAACCAATGTCCTCTACGGATATATTGAAATTGAGGATGAAGAGAAGTGGGCAGAATCGGCGGATACGCCTATCAACCGGAAATGGTGGGATTATATGGCTGACATCATGAAGACTAACCTGGATAACAGCCCGGTTTCTATCAGTTTAAAGCCTGTATTTCATTTAGACTGA
- the rhaB gene encoding rhamnulokinase, with amino-acid sequence MEKYYLAVDIGASSGRHILGNVKEGKLVLKEIYRFDNGMKQKDGHLCWDVDSLFHEIKEGMKQCRKLGKIPAAMGIDTWAVDFVLLDGDNRLLGNAVGYRDDRTKGMDEKVYEIISLKDLYGRTGIQKQIFNTIYQLMAVREETPEYLEKGESFLMIPDYFHYLLTGVKKQEYTNATTTQLVSAETGTWDYELIRKLGLPERLFGELSMPGTSVGPLAKAIEEEVGFTCQVVLPATHDTGSAVMAVPLDPEGGDSMDDLLYISSGTWSLMGTELPKADCSMESMKANFTNEGGYAHRFRYLKNIMGLWMIQSVKKELKEKGEAYSFAELCQMASEEVIPSIVDCNASVFLSPESMIGEVQDFCERSGMEVPRTPGQIAAVIYNSLAACYGNTVKELESITGRTYPAIHVVGGGSNAEYLNWLTADRTGRTVYAGPGEATAIGNLLAQMLAAGEFESLKQAREAVYRSFAIKEYQPGN; translated from the coding sequence ATGGAGAAGTATTATCTTGCCGTAGACATCGGCGCATCCAGCGGCCGCCATATTCTTGGGAACGTAAAGGAGGGAAAGCTGGTCCTTAAGGAGATTTACCGGTTTGACAATGGCATGAAGCAAAAGGATGGGCATTTGTGCTGGGACGTGGATTCTTTATTTCATGAAATTAAAGAGGGCATGAAGCAATGCAGGAAGCTTGGGAAGATTCCGGCTGCCATGGGGATCGATACATGGGCTGTGGATTTTGTCCTTTTGGACGGAGATAACCGGTTGCTTGGAAATGCGGTGGGATACCGGGATGACAGAACAAAGGGGATGGATGAAAAAGTATATGAGATCATTTCCTTAAAAGATTTATATGGAAGAACCGGCATCCAGAAGCAGATCTTTAACACCATTTATCAGCTCATGGCTGTCCGGGAAGAGACCCCGGAATATCTGGAGAAAGGGGAATCCTTCCTTATGATTCCGGACTATTTCCACTATCTGCTGACAGGGGTGAAAAAACAGGAGTATACCAATGCAACCACCACCCAGCTGGTGAGTGCGGAAACCGGAACCTGGGACTATGAACTGATCCGGAAGCTGGGCCTGCCTGAAAGGCTGTTTGGGGAACTATCCATGCCGGGTACATCAGTGGGACCATTGGCAAAGGCCATTGAAGAGGAAGTAGGGTTTACCTGCCAGGTAGTCCTCCCGGCAACTCATGATACCGGCTCTGCCGTCATGGCGGTTCCCCTGGATCCTGAAGGAGGGGATTCCATGGACGATCTCCTTTACATCAGCTCAGGGACCTGGTCTTTGATGGGAACAGAGCTTCCTAAGGCGGATTGTTCCATGGAAAGCATGAAAGCAAATTTTACCAATGAGGGCGGCTATGCTCACCGCTTCCGGTATTTGAAAAACATCATGGGGCTTTGGATGATCCAGTCTGTGAAAAAGGAGCTGAAAGAAAAGGGAGAGGCTTATTCCTTTGCAGAGCTTTGCCAGATGGCTTCTGAGGAAGTGATCCCTTCCATTGTGGACTGCAATGCTTCTGTATTCCTGTCTCCTGAGAGCATGATCGGGGAAGTGCAGGATTTCTGTGAGAGGTCTGGGATGGAGGTGCCAAGGACTCCGGGACAGATCGCGGCCGTCATATACAACAGCCTTGCAGCCTGCTATGGAAATACGGTAAAGGAACTGGAATCCATCACCGGAAGGACCTATCCGGCCATCCATGTGGTAGGAGGAGGCTCCAATGCGGAGTATTTGAACTGGCTGACGGCAGACCGCACAGGACGGACCGTTTATGCCGGACCGGGAGAAGCCACTGCCATCGGAAATCTTCTGGCTCAAATGCTGGCTGCCGGAGAATTTGAGAGCTTAAAACAGGCAAGGGAGGCAGTATACCGGTCCTTTGCCATAAAGGAGTATCAGCCAGGGAATTAG
- a CDS encoding carbohydrate ABC transporter permease, translated as MMKSSRRKKLLIHLILIAGIGITVLPFLWMLCTSFKTKGESMMIPPTILPERFVTEAYYNVLTALPFGRIYMNTVFSTVITVAGQVVICTLAAYSFARIKFPGRDILFLVVLSVLMVPGQIFLVPQYLIVQKLGLLDTMFALFLPNLFSAFGTFMMRQFFLSLPDELEEAAILDGCGRIQILTRIMVPLVKSGIVALVIFTAKFAWNDFMWPLIVNTTTTKMTLAPALSTLQGQHTNDYPAQMAGAVLAVIPMVVLFFVFQKQFIEGVAHTGVKG; from the coding sequence ATGATGAAATCGAGCAGACGAAAAAAACTATTGATCCACCTGATACTGATTGCAGGAATCGGTATCACCGTGCTTCCGTTTCTTTGGATGTTATGTACCTCATTTAAAACAAAGGGAGAATCCATGATGATTCCTCCCACGATTCTGCCGGAACGATTTGTTACAGAGGCCTATTATAATGTTCTTACCGCCCTTCCCTTTGGAAGAATTTATATGAACACGGTATTTTCTACGGTTATAACGGTTGCGGGACAGGTAGTGATCTGTACCCTGGCTGCATATTCCTTTGCCAGGATTAAGTTTCCGGGAAGAGATATCCTGTTTTTGGTGGTGCTTTCCGTCCTGATGGTACCGGGACAGATCTTTCTGGTGCCTCAGTACCTTATCGTGCAGAAACTGGGACTTTTGGATACCATGTTTGCACTTTTTCTGCCAAACTTATTCAGCGCCTTTGGAACTTTTATGATGAGGCAGTTTTTCTTATCCCTTCCTGATGAACTGGAGGAAGCAGCCATACTGGATGGGTGCGGAAGGATCCAGATCCTGACCAGGATCATGGTCCCTCTGGTAAAATCAGGGATCGTGGCCCTTGTGATTTTCACGGCAAAGTTTGCCTGGAATGACTTTATGTGGCCTTTAATCGTCAATACTACCACAACAAAGATGACTCTGGCTCCAGCACTTTCCACGCTCCAGGGACAGCATACCAACGATTATCCGGCCCAGATGGCTGGTGCTGTTCTGGCTGTCATTCCAATGGTTGTTTTGTTCTTTGTTTTCCAGAAACAGTTTATTGAGGGAGTGGCTCATACGGGAGTAAAAGGTTAA
- a CDS encoding carbohydrate ABC transporter permease yields the protein MQGTTKKKIAKRQWKEWGEGYLFITPLLLGIFVFYIFPFIQNFWFSFNEVNKFNVATFYGLNNYLEMFKDKELWNSLGNTLLYVGITVPLGLMLSLFVAALLNTKIRGTSFYRTIYFLPSVTMSAAVAMVWKWIYNEQYGLLNAALKALGFAPHGWITDPKTALFMIMIVGIWGTVGYNMIILLAGMQGISRSYYEAASVDGASGIHQFFKITIPMLSPTIFFVMITSIISGFQVFDTIYMMVVKTNTAYRSTQTLVMMFYRNAFDYGHKGYAAAISILIFSIIMLVTVIQMIGQRKWVNYD from the coding sequence ATGCAGGGTACAACAAAAAAGAAAATAGCAAAGCGGCAATGGAAAGAATGGGGAGAGGGGTACTTATTTATAACACCCCTGTTGCTTGGAATCTTTGTATTTTATATTTTTCCCTTTATTCAGAATTTCTGGTTCAGCTTTAATGAAGTGAATAAATTCAATGTAGCCACCTTTTATGGCCTTAACAATTATTTGGAAATGTTTAAGGATAAAGAACTGTGGAACTCTCTTGGCAATACACTTCTCTACGTCGGGATCACCGTGCCCCTGGGCCTTATGTTATCCTTGTTTGTAGCTGCCCTGCTCAATACGAAAATCAGGGGAACTTCTTTTTACCGGACCATCTATTTTCTGCCATCCGTGACCATGTCGGCAGCGGTGGCAATGGTCTGGAAATGGATTTATAATGAGCAGTACGGTCTTTTAAATGCGGCGTTAAAGGCTTTGGGTTTTGCTCCCCATGGCTGGATCACCGACCCCAAAACAGCTTTGTTCATGATTATGATCGTTGGAATATGGGGAACTGTAGGATATAACATGATCATTCTTTTAGCAGGCATGCAGGGGATATCAAGATCCTATTATGAGGCGGCATCTGTGGATGGGGCAAGCGGCATTCACCAGTTTTTTAAAATCACAATCCCCATGCTGTCACCGACCATATTTTTCGTCATGATCACCTCGATCATCAGCGGATTTCAGGTGTTTGATACCATTTATATGATGGTTGTAAAAACGAATACGGCCTATCGCAGCACCCAGACCCTTGTCATGATGTTCTACCGGAATGCCTTTGATTATGGCCATAAAGGCTATGCAGCAGCCATATCCATTTTGATCTTTTCTATCATTATGCTGGTAACCGTGATTCAGATGATAGGACAGAGAAAATGGGTCAATTACGACTAA
- a CDS encoding ABC transporter substrate-binding protein yields MKKTRGTKVLAMGMALAMAAMSLTGCGGGGKASGGGATTLSLGIWDEKQRPVMESMIQAYQKTHENVKIDIQLTPYKGGEYWTKLEAAATGGTAPDVFWVNVLHAEDYYDGGILLDLNDYLKKSDLDLEKNFPEALVKAYNFEDKQIAVPKDFDTNALWYNKDIFDKAGVAYPTDDWTFDDLAKACKDLKAAGLDSGAYPFACPIDFQTWYYPTVYANGGWILNADKTETGYTDPKTQEGIQCWIDLINEGYSPSAAALSETSADAMFEGGQLAMVLAGSYMTPEYTSNDAINTKINLVEFPEFNGKEPNIINGLGYAVFAGSKNKDAAADFALWLGSEEAMKIQGESGVVISARNDAQKYFADSNKDLNLAAYTNHSGEANPLPVCKSVAELYDIEAEALKAAYSGDKTLADVCSQLKTDADAILAKNNK; encoded by the coding sequence ATGAAGAAAACGAGAGGAACCAAAGTTCTGGCAATGGGAATGGCATTAGCCATGGCAGCAATGAGTCTTACGGGATGTGGCGGCGGAGGCAAAGCTTCCGGGGGAGGTGCTACGACTTTGAGCTTGGGAATATGGGATGAAAAGCAGCGTCCGGTCATGGAATCCATGATCCAGGCCTACCAGAAAACACATGAAAATGTAAAGATCGATATCCAGCTTACCCCCTATAAGGGAGGCGAATACTGGACCAAGCTGGAGGCTGCAGCAACAGGCGGAACAGCACCGGATGTATTCTGGGTCAATGTACTTCACGCAGAGGATTACTATGACGGAGGAATTCTTCTGGATTTAAATGATTATTTGAAAAAATCTGACCTGGATCTAGAGAAGAATTTCCCGGAAGCCCTTGTAAAGGCTTATAACTTTGAGGATAAGCAGATCGCCGTACCAAAGGATTTTGATACCAATGCTCTTTGGTATAACAAGGATATCTTTGATAAGGCAGGAGTGGCATATCCAACCGATGACTGGACCTTTGATGATCTTGCAAAGGCATGTAAGGATTTAAAGGCAGCAGGTCTTGACTCTGGAGCATATCCTTTTGCCTGCCCCATCGATTTCCAGACATGGTATTATCCTACCGTATATGCGAATGGCGGCTGGATCTTAAATGCTGACAAAACAGAAACCGGTTATACAGATCCTAAGACCCAGGAAGGAATCCAGTGCTGGATCGATCTGATCAATGAGGGATATTCCCCGTCAGCAGCTGCATTGTCAGAAACCAGTGCCGATGCCATGTTTGAAGGCGGCCAGCTGGCTATGGTTTTAGCAGGCTCCTACATGACACCGGAGTATACTTCTAATGATGCCATCAACACCAAGATCAACCTGGTGGAATTCCCGGAATTTAACGGGAAAGAGCCGAATATCATAAACGGACTTGGTTATGCCGTGTTTGCAGGAAGTAAAAATAAGGACGCTGCAGCAGATTTTGCATTATGGCTGGGAAGCGAAGAGGCTATGAAGATCCAGGGAGAGAGCGGAGTCGTTATTTCCGCACGGAACGATGCCCAAAAGTATTTTGCCGATTCCAACAAGGATTTAAACCTGGCGGCTTATACCAATCATTCCGGGGAAGCCAATCCTCTTCCTGTATGCAAATCTGTGGCTGAGCTCTATGATATAGAAGCAGAAGCTTTAAAGGCAGCTTATTCCGGCGATAAGACTTTAGCGGATGTATGCAGCCAGCTTAAAACGGACGCAGATGCGATATTGGCAAAAAATAATAAGTAG